Within Triticum dicoccoides isolate Atlit2015 ecotype Zavitan chromosome 1B, WEW_v2.0, whole genome shotgun sequence, the genomic segment tcgagttactattttttagcaaccgaacaagtatcaaatacccaggggctattataaacactagtaaggtagacatcaataacctgtatatcaaatatacccttgttcactttgccatccttcttatctaccaaatattcagggcatttccacttccagcgaccatttcctttgcagtagaagcactcagtttcaggctttggtccagctttgggcttcttcgcgggagtgacaacttgcttgccattctacttgaagttccctttctttccctttgcccttttcttgaaactagtggtcttgtcaatcgtcaacacttgatgctctttcttgatttctaccttcgtcgatttcaacatcacgaagagctcgggaatcattttcgtcatcccttgcatactatagttcatcattaagttctagtaacttggtgatggtgactagagaactctatcaatcactatcttatctggaagattatctcccacttgattcaagcgattgtagtactcatacaatctgagcacatgcttactagttgagcaattctcctccatcttttagctatagaacttattggagtcttcatatctctcaactcgggtatttgcttgaaatattaacttcagctcctggaacatctcatatggtccatgatgttcaaaacgtctttgaagtcctgattctaagctgttaagcatggtgcactaaactatcaagtagtcatcatattgagctagccaaacgttcataatgtctgtatctgctcctgcaataggtgtgtcacctagtggtgcatcaaggacataattcttctgtgcaacaatgaggataaacctcagatcacggacccagtccgcatcattgctactattatctttcaacttagttttctctaggaacacatataaaacatagggaagccacaactcgagctattgatctacaacattatttgcaaaatactatcaagactaagttcataataaattaaagttcaattaatcatattacttaagaactcccacttagatagacatccttctaatcatctaaatgatcacgtgatccaaatcaactaaaccataaccgatcatcacgtgaaatggagtagttttcaatgatgaacatcactatgttgatcatatctactatatgattcacgctcgacctttcggtctcagtgttcccaggccatatctgcatatgctaggctcgtcaagtttaacccgagtattttgtgtgtgcaaaactagcttgcacctgttgtagatgaacatagagcttatcacacccgatcatcacgtggtgtctcggcacgatgaactttggcaacggtgcatactgagggagaacacttttaccttgaaatttagtgagagatcatcttataatgccaccctcaatcaaagcaaaataagatgcataaaggataaacatcacatgtaatcaatataagcgatatgatatggccatcatcatcttgtgcttgtgatctccatctccgaagcaccgttgtgatcaccattgtcaccggcgcgacaccttgatatccatcgtagcatcgttgtcgcctcaccaactattgcttctacgactatctctaccgcttagtgataaagtaaagcaattacagggcgattgcattgcatacaataaagcgacaaccatatggctcctgccagttgccgataactcggttacaaaacatgatcatctcatacaataaaatttagcatcatgtcttgaccatatcacatcacaacatgccctgcaaaaacaagttagacgtcatctactttattgttgcaagttttacgtggctgctacgggctgagcaaggaccgttcttacctacgcatcaaaatcacaacgatatttcgtcaagttagtgatgttttaaccttctcaaggaccgggcgtagccacactcggttcaactaaagttgaagaaactgacacccgccagccacctatgtgcaaagcacgtcggtagaaccagtctcgcgtaagcgtacgcgtaatgtcagtccgggccgcttcatccaacaataccgccgaaccaaagtatgacatgctagtaagcagtatgacttgtatcgtccacaactcacttgtgttctactcttataacatctatgcataaaacctgactctgataccactattgaggaacgtagtaatttcaaaaaaattcctatgcacacgcaagatcatggtgatgcatagcaacgagcggggagagtgagtccacgtaccctcgtagaccgaaagcggaagtgttagcacaacgcggtttatgtagtcgtacatcttcacaatccgaccgatccaagtaccgaacgtacaacatcttcgagttcagcacacgttcagctcgatgacgtcccgcgaactctgatccagcagagcttcgcgggagagttccgtcagcacgacgacatgatgacggtgatgacgttgctaccgacgcaaggcttcgcctaagcaccgctacgatatgaccgaggtggaatatggtggaggggggcaccgcacacggctgggagagatcaacagatcaacttgtgtgtccatggggtgccccttgcctcagtatataaaggaggagaggaggggaggggccggccctctctatggcgcgccctggggagtcctactgatGAGCACATGGGTACATCATACATGACATTTCAAAAGAGTGCACAATTTAGTTGGAAAGAATTACTAAGCCGAATCACGCAAACATATGgacaggtgaacgctaacttaagttcatactataatcttgaatacatggctgcactttcatctccattgttgttggttgaacttagaTATCACAAGGaagaaacccaacaacctatgagctcttgaagcaaccgCTTTGGAGGAACAAGTTTGGAGAAAACAAGTCTCAAGTGAAGTTGATGCTGTCAGTTTTTACCTCTGATGTTTTGGTGTGCAACCCATATGGTGGAGAGACGGGGCCATAGGGGTACATCAACAGAAGCTaaatcaaattatctttccaatgcaaaaaacctcacatcatttggagttgtgagtcaaaagttctagtcattctcgtggaaggtgtccaggcTGTCAAGACTTCGCAaatttccgaggagctctccaacaactcccaaagttgactgcttCTTCACCCAAGAAAGCAATGCAAACCTGTTTACTTTTGAAATCATTTTCACACCTAGCTTaggggggttgtccctgctataaaaccccatctcccccatcctctagaaaaatcttttgtcaaaccattcagctacaagcttatgcagtaagactgctagagagatccgagagatcttgctacctttgctcttgtgagttcattcggattcgcgagaaggagcctctggttccccctagttcgtgctctacggtttcggccgttttgtgtggattaatcccggtttgtggttctgcgattgttcggacagcgggttggagttcttgtagtTTCGGCCAGCCATCCCCAAGTAtgggttgcatccaaccttggcaggtataaagctagttatcccggctgcttgcagctagttatccctcccgatttgatactacgacgtgaagatcgggccacactcgggcgtgaactcgttcatcgggttcccacctatcacctactcccaccgggagtaggattccccctccatgtagtaggagtaggagtcaagaaaagggaagagagaagagaaggaaggagggggcgcagcccctccccctagtccaattcggactaggccttggggggggggcgcagccttccctctctctttcccctaaagcccaataaggtacATATACTCcccacgaattcccgtaactctctggtactctgataaatgcccgaatcactcggaacctttccgatgttcgaatatagtcatccaatatatcgatctttatgtctcaaccatttcgagactcctcgtcatgtcccaaatctcatccgggactctgaactaccttcggtacatcaaaacacataaactcatattaccgatcgtcaccgaactttaagcgtgcggaccctatgggttcgagaactatgtagacatgaccgagacacgtttctggtcaataaccaatagcggaacctggatgctcatattggctcccgcatattctacgaagatctttatcggtcaaatcgcataacaacatatgttgttccctttgtcatcggtatgttacttgcccgagattcggtcgtcgctatctcaatacctagttcaatcttgttactgacaagtctctttactcgttccgtaatgcatcatcccgcaactaactcattagtcacattgcttgcaaggcttatagtgatgtgcattaccgagagggcccagagatatctttccgacaatcggagtgacaaatcctaatctcgaaatacgccaactcaacaagtaccttcagagacacctgtagagcacctttataatcattcagttacgttgtgatgtttggtagcacacaaagtgttcctccggtaaacgggagttgcataatctcatagtcataggaacatgtataagtcatgaagaaagcaatagcaacatactaaacgatcaagtgctaagctaacggaatgggtcaagtcaatcacatcattctctaatgatgtgatcccgttaatcaaatgacaactcatgtctatggctaggaaacttaaccatctttgattcaacgagctagttaagtagaggcataatagtgacactttgtttgtctatgtattcacacatgtactaagtttccggttaatacaattctagcatgaataataaacatttatcatgaaataaggaaacaaataataactttattattgcctatagggcatatttccttcactttcttcAAGAAATGTTGGCCCACTATCAAGTTTGACCTGATGCAGGCCGTCCATTCATTCAACAATTTGCATTCGGCTAACCTTCATTGGCTCAACTCCACGAACATCGTGCTTCTCCCCAAAAAAATGGGGCGGAGGTGATCACCGACTACAGGCCTATAAGCCTCATCCACGTCATTCCCAAGATCATTGCGAAAGTCCTTGCTTTGAGGATTGGCCCTCATCTCCAACGCTCGGAGTGCTTTCATCAAAAGGAGATGCATCCATGACAACTTTATGTATGTCAGGAGCTTTGCCCGCCGACTCCATAAAAGCAAAACGTCGGCCCTGCTATTCAAGCTTGACATCCGCAAGGCATTCGATTCGGTCAAATGGGAGTACATTATCGACCTCCTGCGGCGGAGGGGATTTCCACCGTGCTTTCGGGAGTGGATCACCGCCTTGCTCCGTTCTTCTTCCTCACAGATCCTCCTCAACGGGGTCCCAGGCCCTATTATCAAGAACGGTCGTGGCTTTTGGCAGGGAGATACGATCTCGCCGTTGCTCTTCGCCATTGCCATCGACCCATTGCAATAAATCCTCGACCTCGCGACCCAGCGTGGGTTGTTACACAAGCTTAGAGGGCGGCGTGCGATGCTCCGCACATCCCTATATGCCGACGACGTTGCGGTCTTCATGGCTCCTATTAAGGAAGATATCGACAACTTTGCTCAGATCCTCACCTACTTTGGCAAGGTTACTGGCCTTTGCACAAACTTTCAGAAAAGCTCGGTCATCCCAATCCGATGTGGAGGTACCAACTTGGACCATATCCTtgcagccttgccggcctcccaAGCTTCTTTTCCCATCAAGTACTTGGGGCTGCCTTTATCGGTTCGGCAGCTGAGGCGCGTCGACTtctaatttcttgaggacaaggtgGCGGCCAGGCTGGTGCCATGGGACAGGGAGAATATTACTACCATTGGAAGAGGGGCGCTTGTCAAGTCCGTGCTCACCGCTCAGGTCATTTACCACATCATCGCCCTTAAGCCTCCCGTGGGCACCCTGCTAAACATCACAAAGTTGGAGAGGGCTTTCCTATGGGCGGGCACCAATAAGACAACCGGGGCCAAGTGTAAGGTTAACTAGAGCTCAGTCTGTCGACCGACTGACCTCGGAGGGCTTGGCGTCCTAGACTTGGCCAAGTTTGCGAGAGCCCTCCGGCTTAGATGGCTGTGGTTCGAGTGGATTGAGCCTTCCAATATGTGGATTGGAATGGACAACCCCTGTGACGAGCTTGACCAAGATCTATTCTATGCCTCTACGCGCATCACCATTGGCAACGGGGCATGTGCGCCATTTTGGGACTCCTCTTGGGTTAATGGCGAGAAACCTTCCAGCATAACACCTCTCATCTTCGAGGCTTCCACGAGGAAGAAATGGAAGGTCCGGGAGGCCATGCATGCGGACGCGTGGCTGTCCAAAATCAAGCTCCCCATCAACTGGACAATGGACCACACCCGACAGCTCGTTACTCTATGGGCTCGGTTGAGGGCCATCACCCTTGCGGTGGACGCTGACGACACCATCTCTTGGAAGCATACCAACAGCGGAATCTACTCCGCCACCTCGGCATACAGTGCACAACTGCTTGGGACAGTCAACTCGCCCTTGGGCTTCGCCGTTTGGNNNNNNNNNNNNNNNNNNNNNNNNNNNNNNNNNNNNNNNNNNNNNNNNNNNNNNNNNNNNNNNNNNNNNNNNNNNNNNNNNNNNNNNNNNNNNNNNNNNNNNNNNNNNNNNNNNNNNNNNNNNNNNNNNNNNNNNNNNNNNNNNNNNNNNNNNNNNNNNNNNNNNNNNNNNNNNNNNNNNNNNNNNNNNNNNNNNAGTTTGGACGGCAGATAGATTGGAGAGGAGAGGATGGCCGAACTGTGGCCTATGCCCACTCTACAAGCAGACAATGGAAACGGTgggccacatcttcttcaagtgCCGCTACTCCGTTAGGCTTTGGGGCATGATCAAGGGTTGGCTCAAGCTCGACTACCTCGACATCTCATCCTGGACAGCGATGCATTCCATCAAGGAATGGTGGCCTAACATGTCGGCCAACAACATGCCCAACCGAAAAGCAATGCTTCTCTTACTACGCTGACCTGCTGGACCATCTGGTGCGACTTTCGCTTTTTTTGTAAAAGCAACTCTAAACTCCTTCTTAATTAatggatgaagcaaagcttttgcctccgtttcaaaaaaaaaaacatttgcccAGTTGGACTCCTATTCAACTTATCATCCAGGAAGAACTTGATCACCTCCAACAGCTAGTCAATGTCCCCTTTACTATGGAAATCATCATCTTGGTTTGCTGGGTTGTTTGGACTACAAGGAATGATTTCGTTTTTAAAGGGGTTCCACCAAACATATATAACTGCAGGAAGAAGTTCAAAAAGGAGCTAAAGTGGATCAGTTATAGGTCCGAAAGGAAAGCATACAGTTCTTTTGGAGACTCGATTAATGCCTTCAGATAAAACCAAAGGCAGCTCAGATGTAGCTCTGCATCTTCTGTACTTGTATTTGTACTTGTTCTTTTCTTTTGGTTTGTCTTTCCCTAGTTAGCTCTGTTTTCTTTGTTTCATGTATAGCTCTGTATAGTCATTTCTTTCTTTGGTacagttcttttttttctttttggacctATTTGTATTGTTTTGCCCAAAATTAACAAAAAATACGCAGTAGAGCCCTGTTGTTTCCATAATAAAAATGGCATAGATTGACACGCAAAATAAATCGTCCTGCAGACGCAATCGGATGGCGATTGGCGCAGCTGGAGCGCACTCCAGGTAAAATGGAAAAATTCCATCTAACTTTTGTGGAAAAGGAAAATCGGAGCCCAACGGCAACGGGTACTGCGCGACCCACCCACCCAAGCCCTAGCCCTAGCCCTAACGGCGTACTGCGCGTCTCGAACTTTCTGCCTCGCCCATTTTCTAACCTATCCCCTCTCTGAGTCACCACTCGTACCGAACGGCAGAAAACAGAGCACACAACTTCCCCCACCAGACGCCGCAAACTTCCCCCAAAATCCCCAAATCGGCTCGGACGCGCATCGAATCGAGGTAAGGTGCACCATGATTAGTTTGCTAATCTCGATTTCCTGCTTGTTTGGTTTCGTGGGGAATCGCTGCGTGTGCCCAAATTTTAGGGGAAAGTTTCAGCGCATCTGAGGTCAATCAGGTCGGCTGTAGGTTCTGATACGTGCGGTTTCTCCCTCTAGCTTGGTGGATCTCGCGATTCGAGTTCTGCTACTTAGCCACTCATGATCTCTCACAGGGTTCCCTGATTTTGATAGCCTAGCTTGTTTTTCTTTAGTGTACGGGCGCCATAGTATGAGTTATGAGGGCTGCTATAGTAATAAGTTCTTCGTGTGTCGCGGTTACTGCTGTTGGTGAGGTCCAGTGAGCCGAGTGAAGTGCCGCTAGGGTTTGTAGCCGCGACACAAGCTTATCTGTGAAGTCAAATCACGAAAAGAGATTCTAAACGGTTCTATGAATCCTGGGGCGTTTGCACGCTGCCAAGTGACAAGTACTGACAGACACCATATGCATCGCTTGGTTATCAAACGAGCACGTTTCCTAATTATTATGTATTGCTTGGATGCTTATGTTCTTACTGTTTGTGATGTGGTGTACTAATTGAAGGTTATGTGTCGATTTTGCTGCAGTGAGATGAGCCGCCCGGACGACGGACATAGGTCTTTCTTCCCTGTAGGAAACCCCTTCCGGGTCATCCTCCCAGGGGGACCTCACCTGCCTCGGAAGGTCCAGGCGCTGCTCAAGTCATACGAGGATGCCCTGGCCTTGAGCTTGAGGAAGCTAAAGCCGGAGAATGCCTTGGAGGTCCTCACCTTGTCCTGGATGAGGCTTGCTGTGGATTGCTTGTCAGAGCTGCATGCCAACATAGGGACCCTGATAACCGAGCTCGAGCTGCCTGTCTCGGATTGGGATGAGAAGTGGGTGGACATTTACTTGAACAGCAGCGTGAAGCTGCTGGACATCTGCATCGCGCTGAGCTCTGAGCTCGCTCGGTTGGATCAAGGGCAGTTGCTTGTGAAGTATGTCCTGCATGTGTTGGACACCAAAAGTGGTGTGCCGTCATTGGAACAGCTCAAGCGAGCTGAGGTATCATTGAAGGAGTGGATGGACAAAGTGGACACATCGCGCCCAAGGCTCGACAGCTGCTCAACGGCCTTGCAGGAACTTGCTGGGAGCCTTTGTCTGATGAAGGTCAAGAATTCTGCTAAGGGGAAGGTCCTCATGAGAGCTTTGTATGGAATAGAGTCTGTGACTGTCTTCACCTGCAGCGTCTTTGTGGCCGCACTGTCAGGTAGCCCCAAGCCATTGGTGGAGTTGCATGTCCCTCAGAAATTTGGTTGGTCACAGGCCTTCAATGATCTTCATGCCACCATCAGTGGGGAAGTCAAAAGGCGATTGTCCAGAGGAAGTGTTTCAGCTGTGAAAGAGCTGGAAGAAGTTGAAGCATGTGCCAGGAAACTGCATGCATTGACTAGGACTGCTCAGCttgaagaagaaaatgacaacctGGCTTGTGCTGTCAGCCTTTCAAAGCAAATGGTGATGCCGGACATCACTGAACAGAAAGAAAAACCTGAGTGTAATCTTAAGCCAGCTGATGACAGTAGCCAGGAGTGTGAAATGACCATGATAGAAAGTAGTACTGAAGAAGGAACACAAGAAGCTGAAATTATGCAGGATACCGACTGTGGGGATAAGCTGATCTTGCTTGAGAGTATCAGTGAAGATAATAACAACATAAGTGGGACAAATGGCTTCATAGACGAGGACAACACCATCATTCCTGAGAGAACCAGTGTCTTGGAAGGCAGAGAAGAGCTGCTGGACTGTATCTCCAGCATGTCGAAAAGCGCCGAGGGGCTTCGGCTTGGGTTGGATTCGTTGTCGAAGCGTGTCGGGGACTTCTTCCAGATCGTGCTTACAGGACGTGACGCTTTGCTCTGCAATCTAAGGATGTCAGATGCAGCAAGCAAGGTCACTGAGGTTAGGTCTTGATTCGCTACGTTTCAGATGTGTATGTTCTCTGTAGGTGTGGTGTAACATGTGTATAGACGGCTTGGCAGCGCATACTTGTACACCGCTCTTCTGACATGTGGCCCCTGCTCAGCCTCAGCGGAACTAAGTCAGGGCACCATATTTCAGCGGCGATGTGCATAATCTTGGGCTGCCAGTTGTGTTGTGTGGGGTCGTAGGTTTGATAGTCCTTGTgttcttagttttttgtcgagtAGAGGTAATAGTAGACAAAGTGTGCAGTATCAGTGGAATGTACAATGCCGAGAGGACAGTAACTGTTTCATATGTATGCCGAAGTGTGTTGCCAGCAATGTTAGATATGAAAGGTGCATCGTGAAGGGCAAAGCAAAATCTTTGAGGTATCTTGCATTTCCTATGATTAAACTTGTGTATTGTCATCCGTTGGGTGCTGCTCGTGCCGCAGTGTTACTCGAATCTTTAGCAACATCAGGAGGCAGAAATCACTGTTTTAACCTAAGGACGAAATCAATTCACAAACTGAACTGTTCTGAGAAAAAATTCACCCAACTGACCTTTTTATGTGGCGCCCGATagctaggcgccacactacactgtgcagtGCCTAACACACAGGCGCTACACATCTGGACAGCGTGGCACCCGGAAGCCAGGCCTGGCCCCACCCCTGATGGTGCAGCGCCTAGGCGAAAGACGCTACACTATCATATGCAGCGCCTAGACGAAAGGCGCTACACATGCACTTACTAACCATCTCGGGGGCAACAGAGAGCAAGACTAAAAATTGATTGATCCACCACGCGTGGCCTGACCGGCGAGCTTAAACGCATAGGGCGCGGCGTGACCTGACATGCCATGACATGCACGGTCAGAATTTGAGTTACTACCTGCTGTGGTTGATCTGCAGGTTGGTTGGCTCA encodes:
- the LOC119336821 gene encoding UPF0496 protein 4-like, yielding MSRPDDGHRSFFPVGNPFRVILPGGPHLPRKVQALLKSYEDALALSLRKLKPENALEVLTLSWMRLAVDCLSELHANIGTLITELELPVSDWDEKWVDIYLNSSVKLLDICIALSSELARLDQGQLLVKYVLHVLDTKSGVPSLEQLKRAEVSLKEWMDKVDTSRPRLDSCSTALQELAGSLCLMKVKNSAKGKVLMRALYGIESVTVFTCSVFVAALSGSPKPLVELHVPQKFGWSQAFNDLHATISGEVKRRLSRGSVSAVKELEEVEACARKLHALTRTAQLEEENDNLACAVSLSKQMVMPDITEQKEKPECNLKPADDSSQECEMTMIESSTEEGTQEAEIMQDTDCGDKLILLESISEDNNNISGTNGFIDEDNTIIPERTSVLEGREELLDCISSMSKSAEGLRLGLDSLSKRVGDFFQIVLTGRDALLCNLRMSDAASKVTEVRS